From a region of the Mycolicibacterium sp. MU0050 genome:
- the malQ gene encoding 4-alpha-glucanotransferase yields MPSVDSVLAQLAERHGVATGYEDWTGRRVEVPEPTLVAVLDALGVRASTAAERASALADLDRAHWSRPLPATVLGTAGQHGSFWVHVTHCDPAEVWVQLEDGTVRSGLTQLENHTAPYGLDDRLVGEASFALPDDLPLGYHRIWLRSGELETSTALVITPAWLGLPTRMGNSRTWGLATQLYSVRSARSWGVGDLTDLTDLAVWSSARHGAGYIVVNPLHAAAPTRPMEPSPYLPTSRRFVNPLYLRVEAIPEYAELPKRRRVRRLREDLARRVAERDVIDRDLAWAAKREALRLVHRVPRSAGRELAYAAFRDRRGVALDDFATWCALAERHGDDWHRWPSQLQHPRSEAVAKFAEKHSGTVDFHRWLQWQLDEQLAATQTAALQSGMVLGVMHDLAVGVHPNGADAWAMQDVLALGVTAGAPPDEFNQLGQDWSQPPWRPDQLEEQEYRPFRELIAHVLRHAGGVRIDHIIGLFRLWWIPNGAAPTAGTYVRYNHEAMIGILALEAQRADAVVVGEDLGTVEPWVRDFLRSRGVLGTSILWFELDRDGDGRPLPAQRWREYCMSSVTTHDLPPTAGYLAGEHVRIRAELGLLTRPAEEETAEDRRQQEAWLAELRRVGLLEAGAADVEAVITALYRYLGRTPSRLLSLALPDAVGDPRTQNQPGTTDEYPNWRVPLGDSTGNPILLEDVFTDPRAAALCETLRAAAQE; encoded by the coding sequence ATGCCCTCCGTCGACAGCGTCCTGGCCCAGCTCGCCGAACGCCACGGGGTGGCGACCGGTTACGAGGACTGGACCGGCCGGCGCGTCGAGGTCCCCGAGCCGACGCTGGTGGCGGTGCTCGACGCCCTCGGCGTACGCGCCTCGACCGCTGCCGAGCGGGCGAGCGCGCTGGCGGACCTCGATCGTGCGCACTGGTCGAGACCGCTGCCGGCCACCGTGCTGGGGACCGCTGGGCAGCACGGCTCGTTCTGGGTCCACGTCACCCATTGCGATCCCGCCGAGGTCTGGGTTCAACTCGAGGACGGCACCGTCCGGTCCGGCTTGACCCAACTCGAAAACCACACCGCGCCTTACGGTCTCGATGACCGACTGGTCGGTGAGGCCAGCTTCGCCCTGCCCGACGATCTGCCCCTGGGCTACCACCGGATCTGGTTGCGCAGCGGCGAGCTGGAGACCAGCACCGCGCTGGTCATCACCCCCGCCTGGCTGGGGCTGCCGACCCGGATGGGCAACTCTCGGACCTGGGGGCTGGCCACGCAGCTCTACAGCGTGCGGTCGGCCCGCTCCTGGGGCGTCGGGGACCTGACGGACCTGACCGACCTGGCCGTGTGGTCGTCGGCGCGGCACGGGGCCGGCTACATCGTGGTCAACCCGCTGCACGCGGCCGCCCCCACCCGGCCGATGGAACCCTCGCCGTACCTGCCGACCTCGCGTCGATTCGTGAACCCGCTGTACCTGCGGGTCGAAGCCATCCCCGAATACGCCGAGCTGCCCAAACGGCGCCGGGTGCGCCGGCTTCGCGAGGACCTCGCGCGGCGGGTCGCCGAGCGCGACGTCATCGACCGCGACCTGGCCTGGGCCGCCAAACGCGAGGCGCTGCGGCTGGTGCACCGGGTCCCGCGCTCGGCCGGGCGGGAACTGGCCTATGCGGCATTCCGGGACCGGCGCGGTGTCGCCCTCGACGACTTCGCCACCTGGTGTGCGCTGGCCGAACGCCACGGCGACGACTGGCATCGGTGGCCGAGCCAGCTGCAGCATCCGCGCTCGGAGGCGGTGGCCAAGTTCGCCGAAAAGCACAGCGGCACCGTCGATTTCCATCGGTGGTTGCAGTGGCAGCTGGACGAGCAGCTGGCCGCCACCCAGACCGCCGCGCTGCAATCCGGCATGGTGCTCGGCGTCATGCATGACCTGGCGGTCGGGGTGCACCCCAACGGCGCCGACGCGTGGGCCATGCAGGACGTGCTGGCCCTCGGTGTCACCGCCGGCGCACCACCCGACGAGTTCAACCAACTCGGCCAGGACTGGTCGCAACCGCCGTGGCGGCCCGACCAGCTCGAGGAGCAGGAATACCGGCCGTTCCGCGAGCTGATCGCCCACGTGCTGCGCCATGCCGGCGGCGTGCGCATCGACCACATCATCGGGCTGTTCCGGTTGTGGTGGATCCCCAACGGCGCCGCGCCGACGGCGGGGACCTACGTGCGCTACAACCACGAGGCGATGATCGGCATCCTCGCCCTGGAGGCGCAGCGCGCCGATGCGGTGGTCGTCGGCGAGGATCTGGGCACCGTCGAGCCCTGGGTGCGGGACTTCCTGCGGTCCCGCGGCGTGCTGGGCACCTCGATCCTGTGGTTCGAACTCGACCGCGACGGCGACGGCCGCCCGCTTCCGGCGCAGCGCTGGCGCGAGTACTGCATGTCCTCGGTCACCACCCACGACCTGCCGCCGACGGCCGGCTACCTCGCCGGCGAACACGTCCGGATCCGCGCCGAGTTGGGGTTGCTGACCCGTCCCGCCGAAGAGGAGACGGCCGAGGACCGCCGCCAGCAGGAGGCGTGGCTGGCGGAGCTGCGCCGGGTGGGTCTGCTCGAGGCCGGCGCCGCGGACGTCGAAGCGGTGATCACCGCGCTGTACCGCTATCTGGGCCGGACACCGTCGCGGCTGCTGTCGTTGGCCCTTCCCGACGCCGTCGGCGACCCGCGCACCCAGAACCAACCGGGCACCACCGACGAATACCCCAACTGGCGTGTGCCCCTTGGGGACTCGACCGGAAATCCGATCCTGCTCGAGGACGTGTTCACCGATCCGCGGGCGGCGGCGCTGTGCGAAACACTGCGCGCCGCGGCGCAGGAATAG
- a CDS encoding MFS transporter encodes MVHHRKVGADRLRQARLAVAVLFLTNGAVFANLVPRYPEIKADLQLTNTMLGLSVAAFSSGALLAGWAAARIIRRFGAAPVAVLSSLLLAAVTVAAGAAPAAAWFAAALFVAGAVDAVTDVAQNAAGLIVQRDYSRSIINSLHATWSVGAVAGGAIAAAAMALHVDRVLQLGATAAVVALLCLLCYRRLPPGPESATQARTPQRPPVRPTAVWVPVAALAALAFAGAFVEDAGSSWAAVYLREDFGAPAAVAAVGFIAMVGLQFVGRMLGDRLVDRFSERTVVRAGGLLIAAGMGAALAWPSVPMTIVGFGLAGLGVATAIPAAFHGADNIVGLRPGTGLTVVSWVMRVGFLLSPAVVGVVADALSLRVSLLLVVAAGVGIALLAATLRSTTSAERAG; translated from the coding sequence ATGGTGCACCATCGAAAGGTGGGCGCCGATCGTCTCCGTCAGGCCAGGCTCGCCGTTGCGGTGCTGTTCCTCACCAACGGTGCGGTGTTCGCCAACCTGGTGCCCCGCTACCCGGAGATCAAGGCCGACCTGCAACTGACGAACACCATGCTCGGCCTGTCGGTGGCGGCGTTCTCGTCCGGGGCGCTGCTGGCCGGGTGGGCGGCGGCGCGCATCATCCGCCGCTTCGGCGCGGCCCCGGTGGCGGTGCTGAGCAGCCTGCTGCTGGCGGCCGTGACCGTGGCGGCCGGGGCGGCACCCGCGGCGGCGTGGTTTGCCGCGGCGCTGTTCGTCGCCGGTGCCGTCGACGCCGTCACCGACGTCGCGCAGAACGCCGCCGGGTTGATCGTGCAGCGCGACTATTCCCGTTCGATCATCAACTCCCTGCACGCCACCTGGTCGGTGGGGGCCGTCGCCGGCGGCGCGATCGCGGCGGCCGCGATGGCCCTGCACGTCGACCGGGTCCTCCAACTGGGCGCCACCGCGGCTGTGGTCGCGCTGCTGTGCCTGCTCTGTTACCGCCGGCTGCCCCCCGGTCCGGAGTCCGCGACGCAGGCGCGGACGCCGCAGCGCCCGCCCGTGCGTCCCACGGCCGTCTGGGTCCCGGTGGCCGCGCTGGCGGCGTTGGCGTTTGCGGGAGCGTTCGTGGAGGACGCCGGAAGTTCCTGGGCCGCGGTGTATCTGCGGGAAGACTTCGGGGCGCCCGCCGCGGTGGCGGCCGTCGGGTTCATCGCGATGGTGGGGCTGCAGTTCGTCGGCCGGATGCTCGGCGACCGGCTGGTGGACCGCTTTTCCGAGCGCACCGTGGTGCGCGCCGGTGGCCTGCTGATCGCCGCCGGGATGGGCGCGGCGCTGGCCTGGCCGAGCGTGCCGATGACCATCGTCGGCTTCGGGCTGGCCGGGCTGGGCGTCGCGACCGCGATACCGGCGGCGTTTCACGGCGCGGACAACATCGTGGGCCTGCGCCCCGGGACCGGCCTGACCGTTGTCAGCTGGGTGATGCGGGTCGGGTTCCTGCTGTCGCCGGCCGTGGTGGGGGTGGTCGCCGACGCCCTGAGCCTGCGCGTCAGCCTGCTGCTGGTGGTGGCCGCCGGAGTCGGGATCGCCCTGCTGGCCGCCACCCTGCGGTCGACGACCTCAGCCGAGCGTGCCGGATAG
- a CDS encoding DMT family transporter codes for MWAALFGAILVEVAATLSLRASDGLRKRLWAIPVVLGYTASFALLSVSLSLGMPVGIAYGVWSACGVALVAVLARFLFAEVLTPMMMAGIALVIAGVLAIELSGTLG; via the coding sequence ATGTGGGCGGCGCTGTTCGGCGCGATCCTGGTCGAGGTGGCGGCCACGCTTTCCCTGCGGGCCTCCGACGGGCTGCGGAAACGACTGTGGGCCATCCCGGTCGTCCTCGGCTACACCGCGTCGTTCGCGCTGCTGTCGGTGTCGCTGTCACTCGGCATGCCCGTCGGCATCGCCTACGGCGTGTGGTCGGCCTGCGGTGTCGCGTTGGTCGCGGTGCTCGCGAGGTTCCTGTTCGCCGAGGTGCTGACGCCGATGATGATGGCGGGGATAGCGCTGGTCATCGCCGGTGTACTGGCGATCGAGCTATCCGGCACGCTCGGCTGA
- a CDS encoding multidrug efflux SMR transporter, with translation MHKWALLTAAIVTEVAGTLSLRAFQDHPGFLAIVIPAYLSSFVLLALVLRAGLPVGVAYGIWGACGTALTAVLATLIFADPFTAPVVVGIGLIIAGVLLIEFGSHRAQARPQGSTVSA, from the coding sequence GTGCACAAATGGGCGCTGCTGACCGCAGCGATCGTGACCGAGGTGGCCGGGACGTTGTCGTTGCGGGCGTTCCAGGACCACCCGGGTTTCCTGGCCATCGTGATCCCCGCCTACCTCAGCTCGTTCGTGCTGCTGGCACTGGTGCTGCGGGCCGGCCTGCCCGTGGGCGTCGCGTACGGCATCTGGGGCGCCTGCGGCACCGCCCTGACCGCGGTGCTGGCCACGTTGATCTTCGCCGACCCTTTCACCGCGCCCGTGGTGGTCGGCATCGGCCTGATCATCGCCGGCGTGCTGCTGATCGAGTTCGGCTCGCACCGGGCCCAGGCCCGCCCGCAGGGTTCCACGGTGTCGGCCTGA
- a CDS encoding carboxylesterase/lipase family protein, protein MTAAKVRVRSYPIVETRSGPVRGTNDGTVAAWKGVRYAAPPVDDLRWRAPQPPQPWTEIADATLYGAVCPQPESPIPLGTGTRSSEDCLFLNVWAPADVLADGAARPVMVWLHGGAYLLGASSQPLYDGRSLAARGVVVVSINYRLGAFGFLELGNLDGAGDFDSNVGIRDAVLALQWVQDNIARFGGDPQQVTVFGESAGAGIVTTLLTAPAAAGLFHRAIAQSSPATSAYDAQRASRVAEMLLRRLDVSVAEARSVPVEAVVQASYEVFDEVPSTTPGTLAFAPIVDGDLIPDYPIKLAREGKSHPVPLIIGTNRDEAALFRWMKSPLMPIAPKTIRSMFDEIATEQPELAIPSDAEIEAAYPGVRPRARGLQVARDVGFRMPTLWLADGHSAVAPVYLYRFDWATTMLRVLRLGAAHATELPYVFGNLVLGSRDVTFKLGGLKAGRALSDRMQARWVNFARGAEPVGPAGEPWRRYTPGERATLLIDREDSVVEDLDRDIRTAWGDEVLSFR, encoded by the coding sequence ATGACCGCGGCGAAAGTGCGCGTGCGCAGCTATCCGATCGTCGAGACCCGCAGTGGGCCGGTGCGGGGCACGAACGACGGCACGGTCGCGGCCTGGAAGGGCGTCCGTTACGCCGCTCCGCCGGTCGATGACTTGCGGTGGCGCGCCCCGCAGCCGCCGCAGCCGTGGACCGAGATCGCCGACGCGACGCTGTATGGGGCGGTGTGCCCGCAACCGGAGAGCCCCATACCGCTGGGCACCGGCACCCGGTCCTCGGAGGATTGCCTGTTTCTCAACGTGTGGGCACCGGCGGACGTGCTGGCCGACGGTGCGGCCCGGCCCGTGATGGTGTGGCTGCACGGCGGTGCCTATCTGCTGGGCGCGTCCAGCCAACCGCTCTACGACGGCCGGTCGCTGGCGGCCCGGGGTGTCGTGGTGGTCTCGATCAACTACCGGTTGGGCGCCTTCGGCTTCCTGGAACTCGGAAACCTCGACGGTGCCGGCGACTTCGACTCCAACGTCGGTATCCGCGATGCCGTCCTGGCCCTGCAGTGGGTGCAGGACAACATCGCGCGCTTCGGCGGCGACCCGCAGCAGGTGACGGTGTTCGGGGAATCTGCCGGGGCGGGCATCGTCACCACCTTGTTGACCGCGCCCGCGGCCGCGGGCCTGTTCCACCGGGCCATCGCCCAAAGTTCGCCGGCCACTTCGGCTTACGACGCACAGCGGGCCAGTCGGGTCGCCGAGATGCTGCTGCGCAGGCTCGACGTGAGCGTGGCCGAGGCGCGGTCGGTGCCGGTGGAGGCCGTGGTGCAGGCGTCCTACGAGGTGTTCGACGAGGTGCCGAGCACCACGCCGGGAACCCTGGCCTTCGCCCCGATCGTCGACGGTGACCTGATCCCGGACTATCCGATCAAGCTCGCCCGGGAAGGCAAGTCGCATCCGGTGCCGCTGATCATCGGCACCAACCGCGACGAGGCCGCGCTGTTCCGCTGGATGAAGTCGCCGCTGATGCCCATCGCGCCCAAGACCATCCGGTCGATGTTCGACGAGATCGCCACCGAACAGCCCGAACTCGCGATCCCCAGCGATGCGGAGATCGAGGCGGCGTATCCGGGTGTGCGTCCCCGCGCGCGCGGGCTGCAGGTGGCGCGCGACGTCGGTTTCCGGATGCCGACGCTGTGGCTGGCGGACGGGCACAGCGCGGTGGCCCCGGTGTACCTGTACCGCTTCGATTGGGCGACGACGATGTTGCGCGTGCTCCGACTCGGTGCCGCGCACGCCACCGAGTTGCCGTACGTGTTCGGCAATCTGGTGCTGGGGTCGCGCGACGTGACGTTCAAGCTGGGCGGGCTCAAGGCCGGCCGGGCGCTGTCGGACCGGATGCAGGCGCGCTGGGTGAACTTCGCCCGCGGCGCGGAGCCGGTGGGGCCGGCCGGCGAGCCGTGGCGCCGCTACACCCCGGGGGAGCGCGCGACGCTGCTGATCGACCGGGAGGACTCTGTGGTCGAGGACCTCGACCGGGACATTCGCACCGCGTGGGGCGACGAGGTGCTGAGTTTCCGCTGA
- a CDS encoding sterol desaturase family protein — translation MQGSVAWVSDALSVLPPQMRDPVLFAIPFFVLLLVLEWVAARKLEQLEDAERPPSGGYHGRDAVASVSMGLVSVATTAAWKFLALLGYAALYAYVAPWQLPSTQWYTWVIAIVGVDLGFYVYHRMAHRVRLVWATHQAHHSSEYFNFATALRQKWNNSGEILVWIPLPLLGVPPWMVFFAFSLNLIYQFWVHTERIDKLWRPFEFIFNTPSHHRVHHGRDPEYLDKNYGGILIIWDRLFGTFQPELFRPHYGLTKPVGTFNIWKLQTHEYVAIARDVRSASRLRDRLGYVFGPPGWLPGAPPQPRVAEAAGTAP, via the coding sequence ATGCAGGGTTCCGTCGCGTGGGTGTCCGACGCGCTATCTGTGTTGCCGCCACAGATGCGCGACCCGGTGCTGTTCGCCATCCCGTTCTTCGTGCTGCTGCTCGTCCTGGAATGGGTCGCGGCGCGCAAGCTGGAGCAGCTCGAGGATGCGGAGCGGCCGCCGTCGGGCGGCTACCACGGCCGAGACGCGGTGGCCAGCGTGTCGATGGGCCTGGTGTCGGTGGCCACCACCGCGGCATGGAAGTTCCTGGCGCTGCTCGGTTACGCGGCCCTGTACGCCTACGTCGCCCCGTGGCAGCTGCCGTCGACGCAGTGGTACACCTGGGTGATCGCGATCGTGGGGGTGGATCTCGGGTTCTACGTCTATCACCGAATGGCGCACCGCGTCCGGCTGGTCTGGGCGACCCATCAGGCGCACCATTCCAGCGAGTACTTCAACTTCGCCACCGCCTTGCGGCAGAAGTGGAACAACAGCGGCGAGATCCTGGTCTGGATCCCGCTGCCGCTGCTGGGCGTGCCGCCCTGGATGGTGTTCTTCGCGTTCTCGCTCAACCTGATCTACCAGTTCTGGGTGCACACCGAACGCATCGACAAGCTCTGGCGCCCTTTCGAGTTCATCTTCAACACGCCGTCGCACCACCGGGTGCACCACGGCCGCGATCCGGAGTACCTGGACAAGAACTACGGCGGCATCCTCATCATCTGGGACCGGCTGTTCGGCACCTTCCAGCCGGAGTTGTTCCGCCCGCACTACGGGCTGACCAAGCCGGTCGGCACCTTCAACATCTGGAAGCTGCAAACGCACGAATACGTGGCCATCGCGCGTGACGTGCGGTCCGCGTCGCGGCTGCGGGACCGCCTCGGCTACGTGTTCGGCCCGCCCGGGTGGCTGCCCGGCGCGCCACCGCAACCGCGCGTCGCGGAGGCGGCCGGCACCGCGCCGTGA
- a CDS encoding FAD-dependent oxidoreductase — MKTVFDRHVDPRLIDRALADSAFGSMWLDELGEARPRYPALAAPRRCDLLVVGGGYTGLWTALHAAQQDPAASIVLLESERIGWAASGRNGGFVDASLTHGTANGRARWPDELAELEALGRENLDGMGEEIRRLGIDAEWERTGMLSVAVEPHQVDWLREAAEAGEGRFLERPEVLAQLSSPTYLAGLFNPDTCALVNPAKLAVGLARACAEAGVAIYEHSPATAVRSAGPDIHVSAAGHDVIAQRVVLATNVFPSLLRRNRLHTVPVYDYVLATEPLSAAQLERIGWAGRQGVGDSGNQFHYYRLSADNRILWGGYDAVYHFGRRVAPAYEHRPRSYRRLAAHFFLTFPQLSDVRFAHRWAGAIDTNTRFCAHWGTAHGGRVAYVNGFTGLGVGAARFAADVCLDLVAGRQTERTRLEMVRTRPLPFPPEPLASVGIQATRWSLDRADHRSGRRNAVLKVLDRLGLGFDS; from the coding sequence GTGAAGACCGTCTTCGACCGTCACGTCGACCCGCGGCTGATCGATCGCGCGCTGGCCGACTCCGCCTTCGGGTCCATGTGGCTCGACGAACTCGGCGAGGCCCGCCCGCGGTACCCGGCGCTGGCTGCTCCGCGGCGGTGTGACCTGCTGGTGGTCGGCGGTGGATATACCGGTTTGTGGACGGCACTGCATGCAGCGCAACAGGATCCGGCGGCCAGTATCGTGCTCCTCGAGTCCGAGCGGATCGGCTGGGCAGCGTCCGGGCGCAACGGGGGATTCGTCGACGCCAGCCTGACCCACGGCACGGCGAACGGCCGGGCGCGCTGGCCCGACGAACTGGCCGAACTCGAGGCGCTCGGGCGGGAGAACCTCGACGGCATGGGCGAGGAGATCCGCCGGCTCGGTATCGACGCGGAATGGGAACGCACCGGCATGCTTTCGGTGGCGGTCGAGCCGCACCAGGTCGACTGGCTGCGCGAGGCGGCCGAGGCCGGTGAGGGGCGGTTCCTGGAGCGTCCCGAGGTGTTGGCGCAACTGTCGTCGCCGACGTATCTGGCCGGACTGTTCAATCCCGACACCTGTGCCCTGGTCAACCCGGCCAAGCTCGCCGTCGGTCTCGCCCGGGCCTGCGCCGAGGCCGGGGTGGCCATTTACGAGCATTCGCCGGCCACGGCGGTGCGCTCGGCCGGACCGGACATCCACGTCAGCGCCGCCGGACACGACGTCATCGCCCAACGGGTGGTGTTGGCCACCAACGTGTTCCCGAGCCTGCTTCGGCGCAACCGGCTGCACACCGTGCCGGTCTACGACTACGTGCTGGCCACCGAGCCGCTCAGTGCCGCGCAACTGGAGCGGATCGGCTGGGCCGGCCGGCAGGGCGTGGGCGACAGCGGCAACCAGTTCCATTACTACCGGCTGTCCGCGGACAACCGCATCCTGTGGGGCGGGTACGACGCGGTCTATCACTTCGGCCGCCGGGTGGCTCCGGCCTACGAGCACCGCCCCCGCAGCTACCGGCGGCTCGCGGCGCACTTCTTCCTGACCTTCCCGCAGCTCTCCGACGTCCGGTTCGCCCACCGCTGGGCCGGTGCGATCGACACCAACACCCGATTCTGCGCGCATTGGGGCACGGCCCACGGCGGTCGCGTCGCCTACGTCAACGGCTTCACCGGACTCGGCGTCGGGGCGGCGCGATTCGCCGCTGATGTCTGCCTGGATCTGGTGGCCGGTCGGCAAACCGAGCGGACCCGGCTGGAGATGGTCCGCACCAGGCCGCTGCCGTTTCCCCCCGAGCCGCTGGCCAGTGTCGGTATCCAGGCCACGCGTTGGTCGCTCGACCGGGCCGATCACCGATCGGGCCGGCGCAACGCGGTCCTGAAGGTCCTGGACCGCCTGGGCCTGGGCTTCGATTCCTGA
- a CDS encoding LysM peptidoglycan-binding domain-containing protein, with amino-acid sequence MGDSLAEGQKLSKGESLTSNNGAYTLTLQDDGNLVLAARGEAVWATATDGQDVVRAEVQKDGNFVLYTPDKPVWHSDTKGKKNVRLVLQDDRNLVLYAGDDAVWSSKTDTTDAPPPAPAPEPEPAAPPAAPEVAPAAAETPTPPPAPRTYTVVSGDTLWAIAERFYGDGSKYQRIADASGVANPDLIHPGQVLTIPD; translated from the coding sequence GTGGGAGACAGTCTCGCCGAAGGGCAGAAGCTTTCGAAGGGGGAGTCACTGACTTCCAACAACGGGGCTTACACGCTCACCCTGCAGGACGACGGCAACCTGGTTCTCGCCGCCCGGGGCGAAGCGGTCTGGGCAACGGCGACCGATGGCCAGGATGTGGTGCGCGCGGAGGTCCAGAAGGACGGAAACTTCGTGCTCTACACCCCGGACAAGCCGGTGTGGCATTCCGACACCAAGGGCAAGAAGAACGTCCGGCTGGTGCTGCAGGACGACCGCAACCTGGTGCTCTACGCCGGCGACGACGCCGTCTGGTCGTCGAAGACCGACACCACCGACGCGCCACCGCCGGCGCCGGCCCCCGAGCCGGAACCGGCCGCCCCGCCCGCCGCCCCCGAGGTGGCTCCGGCCGCGGCTGAGACGCCCACCCCGCCGCCGGCCCCCCGGACCTACACCGTGGTCTCCGGCGACACGCTGTGGGCGATCGCGGAACGCTTCTACGGTGACGGTAGCAAATATCAGCGGATTGCTGACGCCAGCGGCGTCGCCAATCCGGACCTGATCCATCCGGGTCAGGTGCTGACCATTCCGGACTGA
- a CDS encoding FAD-binding protein, whose translation MSTDIPPTTKARDIADWSDLDRVDVLVLGFGIAGGCAAVSAAAAGATVLVLEKAAAAGGTTSMAGGHFYLGGGTAVQQATGHEDSPEEMYKYLVSQARDPEHDKIRAYCDGSVEHFNWLEGLGFQFERSFYPGKVVVPPGTEGLSYTGNEKVWPFLEQAKPAPRGHSVPVPGELGGAAMVIDLLLKRADELGVQFRYETGATGLVVDDGGAVVGATWKHFAETGAVRADAVIIAAGGFAMNADMVAEHTPALGQPRRTKHHGLVAPYILGNPNDDGLGIRMGVSAGGVAKSLDQLFITAAAYPPEILLTGIIVNAEGNRFVAEDSYHSRTSAFVLEQPEQTAYLIVDEAHMQMPEMPLIKFIDGWETVAEMEAALGIPAGNLAATLARYNDNAANGVDPDFHKQPEYVAAQDKGPWAAFDLSLGRAMYSGFTMGGLAVSIDGEVLRADGSAVPGLYAAGACASNIAQDGKGYASGVQLGEGSFFGRRAGAHAAALATAARS comes from the coding sequence GTGAGCACCGATATCCCGCCCACCACCAAGGCCCGCGACATCGCCGATTGGTCCGACCTCGACAGGGTCGACGTGCTGGTCCTCGGTTTCGGTATCGCCGGGGGGTGCGCCGCCGTCAGCGCCGCCGCGGCGGGCGCCACGGTGTTGGTGCTGGAGAAGGCCGCGGCCGCCGGTGGCACCACCTCGATGGCCGGCGGACACTTCTACCTCGGCGGCGGCACCGCCGTGCAGCAGGCCACCGGCCACGAGGACTCGCCCGAGGAGATGTACAAGTACCTCGTGTCGCAGGCGCGGGACCCGGAGCACGACAAGATCCGCGCCTACTGCGACGGCAGCGTCGAGCACTTCAACTGGTTGGAGGGCTTGGGCTTTCAGTTCGAGCGCAGCTTCTACCCCGGCAAGGTGGTGGTCCCGCCCGGCACCGAGGGGCTGTCCTACACCGGCAACGAAAAGGTGTGGCCATTTCTCGAGCAGGCCAAGCCCGCGCCGCGCGGGCACTCCGTGCCGGTCCCCGGTGAACTCGGCGGCGCAGCGATGGTGATCGACCTGCTGCTGAAGCGGGCCGACGAACTCGGTGTGCAGTTCCGCTACGAGACCGGAGCCACCGGATTGGTGGTCGACGACGGCGGCGCCGTGGTGGGGGCGACCTGGAAGCACTTCGCCGAGACGGGCGCGGTCAGGGCGGACGCGGTGATCATCGCCGCGGGCGGTTTCGCGATGAACGCCGACATGGTGGCCGAACACACGCCGGCGCTGGGCCAGCCGCGTCGCACCAAACACCACGGCCTGGTCGCCCCCTACATCCTGGGCAATCCGAACGACGACGGGCTGGGCATCCGGATGGGCGTGTCCGCCGGCGGCGTCGCGAAAAGCCTTGACCAACTGTTCATCACGGCCGCGGCCTACCCGCCGGAGATCCTGCTCACCGGCATCATCGTGAACGCCGAGGGCAACCGGTTCGTCGCGGAGGACTCCTACCATTCGCGCACGTCGGCCTTTGTACTCGAGCAGCCGGAGCAGACCGCGTATCTGATCGTCGACGAGGCACACATGCAGATGCCGGAGATGCCGCTGATCAAATTCATCGACGGCTGGGAGACGGTGGCCGAGATGGAGGCCGCACTCGGCATCCCCGCCGGGAACCTGGCCGCCACGCTGGCGCGGTACAACGACAACGCCGCCAACGGTGTCGACCCGGACTTCCATAAGCAGCCGGAATATGTTGCGGCCCAAGACAAGGGCCCGTGGGCGGCGTTCGACCTGTCGCTCGGGCGGGCGATGTACTCCGGTTTCACGATGGGCGGCCTGGCGGTGTCCATCGACGGCGAGGTACTGCGCGCCGACGGCAGCGCGGTGCCGGGGCTGTACGCCGCGGGTGCCTGCGCGTCGAACATCGCCCAGGACGGCAAGGGCTACGCCAGCGGTGTCCAGCTCGGCGAGGGCTCGTTCTTCGGCCGACGCGCCGGCGCGCACGCCGCCGCGCTGGCGACCGCGGCCCGTTCCTGA